In one window of Silvanigrella paludirubra DNA:
- a CDS encoding ABC transporter ATP-binding protein, with amino-acid sequence MQASSIVSLHEIHHSFLQNKPVLNELNLEIQKGESLTILGPGGSGKSTLLKVILGIIKPQSGSVHVLGKTINTLKNDERSKLFKKMGMAFQQGALFDFMTVRENILFAMENMTDFKKEEREAKVKSFLEQVLLSHAADKIPSELSGGMRRRVGFIRALVTNPELALLDEPTAGLDPVTTTIVIDMIHKIGNNIGTTMISVTSNIDVAFRFAPNVAILKDGKIIGKGTKEQLLELNDPWITNFLTIRKHNFEREI; translated from the coding sequence GTGCAAGCATCAAGTATCGTATCATTGCATGAAATCCATCACTCTTTTTTACAGAATAAACCAGTATTAAACGAGTTAAACCTTGAAATACAAAAAGGAGAATCACTTACTATTCTTGGGCCTGGAGGCTCCGGAAAAAGTACTCTTTTAAAGGTTATATTAGGTATCATAAAACCGCAATCAGGTTCTGTTCATGTCCTTGGCAAAACGATAAATACTCTTAAGAATGATGAAAGATCCAAGCTTTTCAAAAAGATGGGAATGGCTTTTCAACAAGGAGCTCTTTTCGATTTTATGACTGTAAGAGAAAATATCCTTTTTGCAATGGAAAATATGACAGATTTCAAGAAAGAAGAACGTGAAGCAAAAGTAAAAAGCTTTTTAGAACAAGTTTTACTGAGTCATGCTGCTGATAAAATTCCAAGTGAATTATCTGGAGGGATGAGAAGAAGAGTAGGTTTTATTCGAGCTCTTGTTACAAACCCTGAATTAGCTTTATTAGACGAACCAACAGCAGGCTTAGATCCCGTAACAACTACAATTGTAATTGATATGATCCATAAAATTGGAAATAATATAGGAACAACCATGATCAGTGTTACATCTAATATAGATGTTGCCTTTCGTTTTGCGCCAAATGTAGCTATTTTAAAAGATGGAAAAATAATTGGAAAAGGCACAAAAGAACAATTATTAGAATTAAATGATCCATGGATAACAAATTTTTTGACTATCAGAAAACATAATTTTGAGAGAGAAATTTAA
- a CDS encoding deoxycytidylate deaminase gives MSDSSFKLKEDRKSFPLIEINYNNRKTIQRPSWDNYFIGIAEAVSKRSHDGETQVGVVLIDENKRILATGYNGFPPGCDDTKLPNLRPDKYPFMVHAEINAIAASRQDLRNSSLYCTYSPCRDCAKAIITAGIKQVVFKTAYKNEDYDFVMEFMRSCGLEVRQSSE, from the coding sequence ATGAGCGATTCAAGTTTTAAATTAAAAGAAGATAGAAAGTCTTTCCCCTTAATTGAAATTAATTATAATAATAGAAAAACTATTCAAAGACCTTCATGGGATAATTATTTTATTGGAATTGCAGAAGCGGTTTCTAAGCGAAGTCATGATGGTGAAACTCAAGTAGGAGTTGTTTTAATTGATGAAAATAAAAGAATTTTAGCAACGGGTTACAATGGATTTCCACCGGGATGTGATGATACAAAACTCCCAAATTTAAGGCCAGACAAATATCCTTTTATGGTTCATGCAGAAATCAATGCAATTGCAGCATCTAGACAAGATCTAAGAAATTCTTCTCTATATTGTACATATAGTCCTTGTCGAGATTGCGCAAAAGCAATTATTACTGCTGGAATAAAGCAGGTTGTTTTTAAAACGGCTTATAAAAATGAAGATTACGATTTTGTTATGGAATTTATGCGATCTTGTGGCTTAGAAGTTCGCCAATCATCAGAGTAA
- a CDS encoding OmpA family protein, which translates to MNLKRNNINRNVRRAISYYPCILLLFPNYGYSYKFPDSIPYTPYSSKSTYFHKSYPEQECTPKGMDTQTLRLEFSERTKTINEFRVGWNYYSSSEIPNYLKPTIGGEIQVARCLPPGKWAFLGKGNVIGINGNIVEALVKGYEYKTSSAGKIPIDFVDTGNMYWRPMAGDVIFPVEKIINKKLTVSPKIELSFQDLFISVDLNQYSYELSRQGEEILKDKFEKFKNLNGKMLIEGFILTSGNREELRIESLMRAQSVSKYLANTFNINENQIISIGYGNDWLQSGMQPVKSWPNKEITHGIVLRMMPESN; encoded by the coding sequence ATGAACTTGAAACGAAACAATATTAACAGGAATGTAAGAAGAGCAATCTCTTATTATCCATGTATTTTATTGTTATTTCCTAATTATGGTTATTCCTATAAATTTCCCGATTCCATTCCTTATACCCCATATTCATCTAAAAGCACCTATTTTCATAAATCATATCCCGAGCAAGAATGTACGCCTAAAGGCATGGACACGCAGACATTAAGGTTAGAATTCTCCGAAAGAACAAAAACGATAAACGAATTTAGAGTTGGTTGGAACTATTATTCTTCATCTGAAATACCAAATTATTTAAAACCTACTATAGGCGGAGAGATACAAGTAGCCCGTTGTTTACCACCTGGTAAATGGGCTTTTTTAGGAAAAGGTAATGTAATAGGAATTAATGGCAATATTGTTGAAGCGCTAGTTAAAGGCTATGAATACAAAACATCTTCCGCTGGTAAAATACCCATTGATTTCGTAGATACTGGTAATATGTATTGGCGTCCCATGGCTGGAGATGTCATTTTTCCAGTTGAAAAAATAATAAATAAAAAACTTACTGTTAGTCCAAAAATTGAATTATCATTTCAGGATTTATTCATAAGCGTAGACTTAAATCAATATTCTTATGAATTATCAAGACAAGGTGAAGAAATATTAAAAGATAAATTTGAAAAATTCAAAAACTTAAATGGAAAAATGTTAATAGAAGGGTTCATACTAACATCAGGAAATCGAGAAGAATTACGCATTGAAAGTTTAATGAGAGCTCAATCTGTTTCAAAGTATCTTGCAAATACTTTTAATATAAATGAAAATCAAATTATTTCTATTGGATATGGAAATGATTGGCTTCAATCTGGCATGCAACCTGTAAAGAGCTGGCCAAATAAAGAAATTACACATGGAATTGTTTTAAGAATGATGCCAGAATCTAATTAA
- a CDS encoding cation diffusion facilitator family transporter: MQIEHSKDSLDSKIAQRAALTAALCAAVLALGKLILFLLTGSMVVALSAWDSTMDMLVSLVNRKIVKFSRLDPDNNHPYGHGRVESIAALGQGCLIIGGAIGIIASSARQIYDSLKGNVTLDFHADWRQVAFFVFAGMVSFYVTKMLKRNGDKLNSPALLADSEHYKVDLVTNIASGIAIFIVILFGNPILDPIIALVFSLYIIYGAFGLVKTSINELMDHDISDEIKIKAKKIIKETDSRVLDIHRFRGRKSGYKYFFDFHVTLPDELSFNEVHIIIEKIEDSLELEFDGDVIVHADPSSVRMSS; the protein is encoded by the coding sequence ATGCAAATAGAGCATTCTAAAGATTCTTTAGATTCAAAAATAGCACAAAGAGCGGCACTAACAGCAGCGCTTTGTGCTGCTGTATTAGCTCTGGGTAAACTCATATTATTTTTACTAACAGGCTCAATGGTTGTTGCTTTATCTGCATGGGATAGCACAATGGATATGCTTGTCAGTTTGGTGAATAGAAAAATAGTAAAATTCTCTCGATTAGATCCCGATAATAATCACCCTTATGGGCACGGCCGTGTAGAAAGTATTGCTGCTTTAGGCCAAGGCTGTTTGATCATTGGTGGTGCTATTGGAATTATTGCATCAAGCGCAAGGCAAATATATGATAGTTTAAAAGGAAATGTTACTTTAGATTTTCATGCAGATTGGAGGCAGGTTGCCTTTTTTGTTTTCGCTGGCATGGTTAGTTTTTATGTGACTAAAATGTTAAAAAGAAATGGTGATAAATTAAATAGTCCTGCTTTGTTAGCAGACTCAGAGCACTATAAAGTGGATTTAGTCACAAATATTGCGAGTGGAATAGCTATTTTTATTGTTATTTTATTTGGCAATCCAATATTAGATCCAATAATAGCTCTGGTTTTTTCATTGTATATTATTTACGGTGCATTTGGGCTTGTAAAAACTAGTATAAATGAATTAATGGATCATGATATTTCTGACGAAATTAAAATAAAAGCTAAAAAAATAATTAAAGAAACAGACTCAAGAGTTTTAGATATTCATCGTTTTAGAGGTAGAAAAAGTGGATATAAATACTTTTTTGATTTCCATGTAACTTTACCAGATGAATTATCTTTTAACGAGGTCCACATTATAATAGAAAAAATAGAAGATTCACTTGAGCTTGAGTTTGATGGAGATGTTATTGTTCATGCTGATCCTAGTAGTGTAAGAATGAGCTCATGA
- the groES gene encoding co-chaperone GroES, with product MKIRPLSDRILVKRVAEETKTAGGILIPDNAKEKPVEATVIAVGNGKILADGNVRAIDIKVGDRVLFSKYSGTEIKVEGEDHLILREDDILGVIG from the coding sequence ATGAAGATTCGTCCACTTTCAGATCGCATTTTGGTTAAGCGTGTAGCAGAAGAGACTAAAACTGCTGGCGGCATTCTCATTCCAGACAATGCCAAAGAGAAGCCAGTTGAAGCAACTGTAATTGCTGTTGGTAACGGCAAAATACTTGCAGATGGTAATGTTCGCGCAATTGATATTAAAGTAGGCGATCGCGTCCTATTTAGTAAATACAGCGGTACAGAAATCAAAGTTGAAGGTGAAGATCACCTTATTTTACGTGAAGACGACATTCTTGGCGTAATTGGTTAA
- a CDS encoding acyl-CoA mutase large subunit family protein has translation MSINKKDPLRKSEFITASSSLIHEIYSLENAKEDKKYLEKIGFPGEYPFTRGVHSKMYRSSLWTMRQYAGFATAEESNNRYKYLLSQGQTGLSVAFDLPTQIGYDSDSPEASGEVGKVGVAIDTLADMEILLNGIPLDKISTSMTINASASVLLALYIVVAEKQGISSDKLRGTIQNDILKEYISRGTYIYPPKQSMRIITDIFSYCKKNVPLWNTISISGYHIREAGSTASEEIGFTLSDGIAYVEAAIKSGLDVDEFAPRLSFFFNSFTDLLEEVGKFRAARRIWAKIMKERFHAKNPKSLMLRFHTQTAGSTLTAQQPDNNIVRVTIQALAAVLGGTQSLHTNSKDEALALPTEESARIALRTQQIIAHESGVAETVDPLAGSYYVEAITDRIENEALEIISKIDSMGGMVKAIEEGFVQAAIQKSAYKYQQDIENKNRVIVGVNQFSIEEKEQEGLLRIDDSVEKNQINRLKNIKNTRDQNAVKTSLAHLKTAAKGTDNLMPYIIDAVKAYASIGEICNVMREVFGEYKENIIL, from the coding sequence ATGTCTATTAATAAAAAGGATCCGCTCCGTAAATCAGAATTTATTACTGCTTCAAGCTCATTGATTCATGAGATTTACTCACTAGAAAATGCTAAAGAAGATAAAAAATATTTAGAAAAAATAGGATTTCCAGGTGAATATCCTTTTACACGCGGTGTCCATTCTAAAATGTACCGAAGTAGTCTTTGGACTATGCGGCAATACGCTGGTTTTGCAACTGCTGAGGAAAGTAACAACAGATATAAATATTTATTAAGTCAAGGACAAACAGGCTTAAGTGTTGCCTTTGATTTGCCTACTCAAATTGGTTACGATTCAGATAGTCCCGAGGCATCTGGTGAAGTAGGAAAAGTAGGAGTGGCTATAGACACTCTTGCTGATATGGAAATATTATTAAATGGAATTCCTTTAGATAAAATATCTACATCTATGACAATAAATGCCTCTGCCTCTGTTTTGCTAGCGCTTTATATTGTAGTTGCCGAAAAGCAAGGTATATCAAGCGATAAATTACGTGGTACGATTCAAAATGATATTTTAAAAGAATATATTTCGAGAGGAACTTATATATATCCTCCAAAACAATCTATGCGAATAATTACAGATATATTTTCTTACTGCAAAAAAAATGTTCCTTTATGGAATACTATTTCTATAAGTGGATACCATATTCGTGAAGCAGGAAGCACTGCTTCCGAAGAAATTGGATTTACATTATCTGATGGGATTGCTTACGTAGAAGCTGCTATAAAATCGGGATTAGATGTAGATGAATTTGCTCCAAGATTGTCTTTCTTTTTTAATAGCTTTACAGACCTTTTAGAAGAGGTTGGTAAATTTAGAGCAGCAAGACGTATTTGGGCTAAAATAATGAAGGAACGTTTTCATGCAAAAAATCCAAAAAGTTTGATGTTACGTTTTCATACACAAACTGCTGGTTCTACGCTCACTGCGCAGCAGCCAGATAATAATATTGTTAGGGTAACAATTCAGGCATTAGCTGCTGTTTTAGGAGGCACTCAAAGTCTTCACACAAATAGTAAAGATGAAGCTCTGGCTTTGCCAACAGAAGAATCCGCTCGCATCGCTTTGCGTACCCAACAAATTATTGCACATGAAAGTGGAGTTGCAGAAACGGTAGATCCGCTTGCAGGCAGCTATTATGTTGAGGCCATAACAGATAGAATTGAAAATGAAGCCTTAGAAATTATTTCAAAAATTGATTCTATGGGTGGAATGGTAAAAGCAATTGAAGAAGGCTTTGTTCAAGCTGCAATTCAAAAATCAGCTTACAAATATCAACAAGACATAGAAAATAAAAATAGAGTTATAGTAGGCGTAAATCAATTTTCAATTGAAGAAAAAGAACAAGAAGGTTTATTGCGTATAGATGACTCCGTTGAAAAAAATCAAATTAATAGATTAAAAAATATAAAAAATACGAGAGATCAAAATGCCGTGAAAACTTCTTTAGCCCATTTAAAAACCGCAGCTAAGGGAACAGATAATTTAATGCCATATATTATTGATGCAGTAAAAGCCTATGCAAGTATAGGTGAAATTTGCAATGTGATGAGAGAAGTATTTGGTGAGTACAAGGAAAATATTATTTTATGA
- the trmB gene encoding tRNA (guanosine(46)-N7)-methyltransferase TrmB: MRKVGTIIDNLRKGENAPDRHENPYLKEAIQLADYLFTQNELNEKISTLFKDTSKPLILEIGCYMGKNVLEIASQNKQLNILGIDITYKRVVKAARKLKRLNIDNGKIAICDGRAFLSEIIPDKSLNGVCVFFPDPWPKDRHEKNRLLKKEFIDNLYQKLAPKGFFWFKTDHEQYFEETNKLMLESGFVPDDGLNGEPLPQPRDILGGPYETAFQKLFTGKGVPFYQRVYIKE, translated from the coding sequence ATGAGAAAAGTTGGAACTATTATAGATAACTTAAGAAAAGGTGAGAACGCTCCTGATAGACATGAGAATCCTTATCTGAAAGAAGCAATTCAATTAGCAGATTATTTATTTACTCAAAATGAATTAAATGAAAAAATTTCGACGCTATTTAAAGATACAAGTAAACCTCTGATTTTAGAAATTGGTTGTTATATGGGTAAAAATGTTCTTGAAATCGCCTCGCAAAATAAGCAATTAAATATTTTAGGTATAGATATAACTTATAAAAGAGTTGTTAAAGCGGCGCGTAAATTAAAAAGATTAAATATAGATAATGGAAAAATTGCAATTTGTGATGGAAGAGCTTTTTTAAGTGAAATTATTCCTGATAAAAGTTTAAATGGTGTTTGCGTTTTTTTTCCTGACCCATGGCCTAAAGATAGGCATGAAAAAAATAGATTACTTAAAAAAGAATTTATTGATAATTTATATCAAAAATTAGCTCCAAAAGGATTTTTTTGGTTTAAAACAGATCATGAACAATATTTTGAAGAAACAAATAAATTAATGCTAGAATCTGGTTTTGTTCCTGATGATGGTCTAAATGGAGAACCTTTACCGCAGCCCAGAGATATTTTAGGTGGGCCATATGAAACCGCTTTTCAAAAGTTATTTACGGGTAAAGGTGTTCCTTTTTATCAAAGAGTTTATATTAAAGAATAA
- the queG gene encoding tRNA epoxyqueuosine(34) reductase QueG has product MKLKNEITDLLKQNGAFASAVFSFEKNHSKILEKDIPAFKLWLSENAHAEMSFLENNFEARANPNLILPNVKNAIIILFPYATGHRTRNSKYKNLNKHDNFINEESIISKKLISRYVYGKDYHKTLKNNLNKIAKNLQNYLNNQFQYRAVVDSIPFFDRAHAREAFLGFIGKNTMLIRPGMGSFFFIATLLTDLPLEEIIELNQNKINPIGNLDCGECRKCLDACPTNAFKKPYFLDANRCLSYLSIEHRDIVPNEFISHFKNTIYGCDICQEVCPYNIVTTDFSILKEFSEYHKPFLSLNVKEIALMDITQYEKWFGGTAATRAKFQGLVRNALYHLYATKTDGLNDILDNLASSNNELILKTIKQLKELLNK; this is encoded by the coding sequence ATGAAATTAAAGAATGAAATAACTGATTTATTAAAACAAAATGGCGCTTTTGCATCTGCTGTATTTTCATTTGAAAAAAATCATTCAAAAATATTAGAAAAAGATATTCCTGCATTCAAATTATGGCTCTCAGAAAATGCTCATGCTGAAATGTCTTTTTTAGAAAATAATTTTGAAGCAAGAGCAAATCCTAATTTAATTTTACCAAATGTAAAAAATGCAATAATTATTTTGTTCCCTTATGCAACAGGGCACAGAACAAGAAATAGTAAATATAAAAATTTAAATAAACATGATAATTTTATTAATGAAGAATCTATAATTTCAAAAAAATTAATTTCTCGATATGTTTACGGAAAAGATTATCATAAAACTTTAAAAAATAATTTAAATAAAATAGCGAAAAATCTCCAAAATTATCTAAATAATCAATTTCAATATAGAGCTGTAGTAGATTCCATCCCTTTTTTTGATAGAGCGCATGCACGTGAAGCTTTTTTGGGATTTATTGGAAAAAATACAATGCTAATAAGACCTGGAATGGGTAGCTTTTTTTTTATTGCTACTTTATTAACGGATCTTCCTTTGGAAGAAATTATTGAATTAAATCAAAATAAAATAAATCCAATAGGTAATCTAGACTGTGGTGAATGTAGAAAATGCTTAGACGCTTGTCCCACAAATGCATTTAAAAAACCATATTTTCTTGACGCTAACCGTTGTCTCTCCTATTTAAGTATTGAGCATAGAGATATTGTGCCAAATGAGTTTATTTCTCATTTTAAGAATACAATATATGGATGTGATATTTGTCAAGAAGTCTGTCCTTATAATATTGTAACAACTGATTTTTCAATTTTAAAAGAATTTTCAGAATATCACAAGCCTTTTTTATCATTAAATGTTAAAGAAATTGCTTTAATGGATATAACTCAGTATGAAAAATGGTTTGGAGGTACGGCTGCTACAAGAGCAAAATTTCAAGGACTTGTTCGAAATGCATTATATCATTTGTACGCTACAAAAACGGATGGGCTAAATGATATATTAGATAATCTTGCATCTTCAAATAATGAATTAATTTTAAAAACGATTAAACAGTTAAAGGAATTATTGAATAAATAG